The genomic region TTTTTTAAAACAAACCTTTACATGGTGGAATGGTAATACTATCAACACACGTTTTTTTACGTGGCTCAAAGGTAAGCGTGTAGGGGAAGATCAGTTAGGAAATGTTTATTATGAAGGTGGTTATCATAAGGATGGTTATCCACGCCGTTGGGTGATTTATAAAGATTATTCTGAAGCCTCTAGCATTCCTCCAGGTTGGCATGGTTGGATTCATCATCGTTGTAATACACCACCTACGGAAGAAAATTATCAATCGCATGAATGGGAAAAGCCCCATATTTCAAACATGACAGGGACAAGCAAAGCTTATCGGCCAAAAGGTTCTATTGGCTATAATGATGAACATATTGTTCGTAAGGATTATCATGCATGGTCACCTAAAAAATAAAGTATTTTTTTTGTATGATGTGTTGTTTTTTAAATGTTGCACTATCTTATAGGTAGTTTTGTTAATGCAGTTGATTTAGTTTTATGAAGTTTTTCCTACAGTTAGAAGTAAGACGTCTTTTTTGTGCTTATTTAATAGGAATTATAGTAATTTTGTCCTCCGTTAATGGTGTGCAAGCTGAACGTGTTAGCAATGCAGTTGTTGTTTTTGCAGGTCTTGATAAGATTACTGGCCGGACCATTCGTTTTGAAGTTTCTATTGGTGAAGTTTATCAATATGGTGCTTTACGAGTAACACCGCGGGTGTGCTATACAAGTTCTGAAGGTGAACCAACTCGCACTAACGGTTTTGTTGAAGTAGATGAAATAACATTAAATAAAGAAATGCGACGTATTTTTACAGGATGGATGTTTGCAGATAGTCCTGGTTTGAATGCTGTAGAGCACCCTATCTACGATATATGGTTAAAAGATTGCAAACAGAATTCTGATATTCCTTCAGTTCAATAATTTAAATAATTTCTTTGTTTTTTGTGGGTATTTTTATATAAGCTTGGCGCAAGAATAGTTTTCTAAACTGTAATAATCAGATTGTGAAATTACAGGTTCTCTTATGTTCTCACCTTTGCGTTTAACAAGCAGATTATTTACTTTCGTATTTATAATTGTGTTAGCGGGGTGTCAGTTTTCAAGTCAGCCAACTACCAAGCATAATGATTATACGCGAGTTACAGAGATCAGTTCTGAAGTTTTTTATTATACCGATAACCCTTTAATTCTACTTGAAATGCGAGCTAAATGGATAAGCAATCAAGGTTATGTTGTTGATATCGTAACAACTTCGATTGCTTTAGATAATCTTGATTTAAATTTAGCATGGTCACAAAATCGCAATTATAGGTATGTTTCAGGTGGAAAATCGTCACTAGTATGCGTCGTTGGTTGTACGGTATCTGAAAAGGGGCGTTTATTTATTCCTGAAGATGAATTCCGTACATATGCACATACAGGCTTCACATTTAAATTAATAGGGCGTAGCAATTCTATAGATGGTTTTCTTAATGCTCGTGCTTTTCAGCGTGTTTTGTATAAGATGCAAACATTACCACAGATGCAAACATTATCACGTAGATAATATTTGGCATTTAGAATGCACACTAGAAGAATACAAAGCTTAGTTTTTCATTTATAATAGTTGATATATTTGGGTTTTGCAAAGTACTATTGATTTATAAATAAGATGGGGATTTTAAAAAATGTGGGATTTTGTTCCTCAACATAATAACTCTCCGTTATTATCAAAACAACTTAAAGAACCATTATTCAATGTTCCATTTATTATAATTGTTTTGATAGCGTTTTGTTTTTTCGGTTATATTATTCCTCAATATTTCCTTTCTGATCAGCTATATATGAGAAGTCTTATTCTTTTTTCGTTTATACCTGTGTTTTTTCAAGCTGAGCCTTTAATGTTTTGCTACACCATTGTTAGTTACTCATTCATGCATGGCAGTTTTGGGCATATTGCTATGAACATGGTTTGGCTTTTAGTTTTTGGGTCTCCTTTAGCAAAGCATTTCGGTAATTTACGTTTTTTGCTTTTTTGGATGTTAACAGCAGGTATTTCTGCGTTGACCTATTTTATTTTTCATCAAGATAGTATGGTACCACTTGTTGGGGCTTCTGGCGCAATTTCTGGAATGATGGGCGCTATTGCGCGTTATGGTTTTTTTATTGTCTTTAATTCCAATATACACAATGAGAGATTTTTAGGTCCTGTTTGGCCTATCAAGAAAGCACTTCGTTCAAAGACTGTTCTTGTTTATATTGGTATGTGGCTTATAATTAACTGTCTCACAGGTATATTTCCATATCTATTTGGAGACAGTGATATTTTAATAGCATGGGAAGCTCATGTTGGTGGACTTATTTCAGGTTTTATATTGATTAGTTTTTTTGATAGTCCATGGAAAAAATCAAAAATTAATGTTTAAGATAATTATGAGCCGCATAAAGTGCTATTGCTGCTGCATTCGATACATTTAATGATTTAATATCTCCAGGTATATTAAGGCGTGCTAATGAGTGAACAGTCTCGCGTGTTTTCTTGCGCAAACCTTTGCCTTCTGCTCCTAGGATAAGAGCAATTTTTTTACCTGTTAATGCTGTCTCTAAAGGCAATTCACCTTCTGAATCAAGCCCAAGGCTATTAAAACCTGCTTGATGAATCTCTTTAAGTGCTTCAGCAAGGTTTCGTACGGTAATGTAATCGATAAGCTCTAAAGCTCCAGAAGCTGCTTTGGCAAGCACACCGCTTTCTTGTGGTGAATGACGATAAGTGGTGATAATTGCTCCAGCTTTAAATGCAACTGCAGAACGCATAATAGCGCCAACATTATGTGGATCGGTAATTTGATCCATTACAATGATAAGGTTAGTATTTGTAAGTTCAGATAAATGTCGTGGTTTTAGAACTTCAGTTTCTAAGACAACACCTTGATGAACTGCGTCTTTTCCAACAAGCGTATCAAGTTTTTTAGGTGGGTATAGTTTTAAAGGACAAGGCACGTCTGATTCGGTTATATTTAATCGTTTTAAGGCATTGGGTGTAGCATAGAGATGATTGAAAACTCTCTTGGGATTTTTAAGTGCTTCTTTAACTGAATGGATACCATAAAGGTAAACTGTACCTTGTATTAATGGAGCAGATCGGTGCTTTAGGTGTGTTGAAGACACACGAGTGGCGCTTTTTATATCGCGATATTGGCGACGAGGATGAGGAAAATAAGAATTTTTAGATATTTTTTCTTTCATATTTTTCTTATAGCGTGTTCAAAGTAAATGTAGTAGAAAAAACATAAAGTTTAAAAAATTAGTAGGAAATTTGTACAGAACCGTATTTATTCTGTTGACAGATACGCTAGTAATCGTCATAACCGCCCCGCGGCCAGTTTGAATTGAATAAGAGAAAATTGGTTGCTATAATGCCTTATCGCGCAACTTTACCGATGATGGAATGGAGGGGTGCCCGAGTGGTTAAAGGGGGCGGACTGTAAATCCGTTGCGTATGCTACGTTGGTTCGAATCCAACCCCCTCCACCATTCATTTTAGTAAAGTCGGTGTATGGGCGGGTATAGCTCAATGGTAGAGCAGCAGCCTTCCAAGCTGAATATGCGGGTTCGATTCCCGCTACCCGCTCCAAATAGTTGTTAGTGGTTAGGCGAATAACTATGATGGGAGTATGCTTTCATCATAATAAATGAGGCGAATATTTTCGTCTTAAAGTTGTAGTAATCGGCTTGATATATCAGGTCGATGGGATTCACTTCTAAAGGCCTGTTTTTCAGGTACGGAAAAGACAAGAGAACGACTGCGATGGCAAAGAGCAAATTTGAACGTACGAAGCCGCATGTTAATATAGGAACGATAGGTCACGTTGACCATGGTAAGACGTCATTAACAGCTGCGATTACGAAATATTTTGGTGAATTTAAAGCGTATGACCAAATTGATGCGGCGCCTGAGGAGCGTGCTCGTGGAATTACCATTTCAACAGCGCATGTTGAATATGAGACAGAGCAACGTCACTATGCGCATGTTGATTGTCCAGGCCATGCGGATTATGTGAAGAACATGATCACAGGTGCTGCACAAATGGATGGGGCGATTTTGGTTGTTTCAGCAGCTGATGGCCCGATGCCTCAGACACGTGAGCATATTTTGTTAGCACGTCAGGTTGGTGTTCCTGCGATTGTAGTTTTTTTAAATAAGGTTGATCAGGTTGATGATGCTGAGCTTTTAGAGCTTGTTGAGCTTGAAGTTCGTGAGCTTCTTTCGAAATATGACTTCCCTGGTGATGATATACCGATAATTAAGGGTTCTGCGTTAGCAGCTCTTGAGGATTCAGATAAAAGTATAGGTGAAGATGCAGTTCGTCGTTTGATGAATGAGGTTGATAATTATATCCCAACGCCTGAGCGTCCGGTTGATCAACCATTTTTGATGCCTATAGAAGATGTTTTTTCGATTTCTGGACGTGGAACGGTTGTAACGGGTCGTGTTGAGCGTGGAATTATTAAAGTTGGTGAAGAAATCGAGATTATAGGTATTCGCCCGACTTCTAAGACGACGGTTACAGGTGTTGAAATGTTCCGTAAGCTTTTAGATCAAGGTCAGGCAGGTGATAATATTGGTGCATTGCTTCGTGGTATTGATCGTGAAGGTATTGAGCGTGGACAAGTTTTGGCGAAGCCTGGTTCTGTTACGCCGCATACCAAGTTTAAAGCTGAGGCTTATATTTTGACGAAAGATGAAGGGGGTCGTCATACACCGTTTTTCACGAATTATCGTCCACAGTTTTATTTCCGCACCACGGATGTGACAGGAATTGTTACGCTTCCGGAAGGTACGGAAATGGTTATGCCGGGTGATAATGTTGCAATGGATGTTTCTTTGATTGTTCCGATTGCAATGGAAGAGAAGCTTCGTTTCGCTATCCGTGAAGGGGGGCGTACTGTCGGAGCTGGTATCGTTTCTAAGATTATTGAATAATATCAATAAATTATGTGAAGGCTTTGAAGGAAGGGGCTTCAAAGATTAGGGGTATAGCTCAGTTGGTAGAGCGGCGGTCTCCAAAACCGCAGGTCGCGGGTTCGAATCCTGCTGCCCCTGCCATGTAGTTATAGTTTTTAATCACATTGTTGGTGAAGGAGGTTTTTTTTTGAACTTCCTTCTTGCTTTTTTTTATACAGGGCTTGTTTTTTTGTGTATGAATCGGTATTGAGTAAATAAAATAGAAAAGACTGCGTAAAGTTGATTATGGCTTTTCAGGTTTTTATTGTATGTGTTTTGTTGTATGATTTACGGTAAGTTTAGAAAGAATGTAGTGTAACTTATGGCGTCTAAAACCAATCCCATTACTTTTTTTAAGCAGGTTTTTGCGGAAACAGCTAAAGTAAAATGGCCTACGCGGCGTGAAACAGTAGTCTCTACTGTTATAGTATTGGTGTTGGCGGCGTTTGCTTCGATTTTCTTTTTTGTTGTGGATCAGGTTATAAATTTTGGTGTGTGGCAAGGTATTGATCTTCTAAAGTACCTTTTTGGTCGATAGTGCAAGGAAGTGTGACTGTGGCTGCTCGTTGGTATATTGTTCAAGCGTATTCAAACTTTGAAAAAAAAGTAGCGGAAGCTATTGAAAAAGAAGCAAAACAAAAAGGGCTTGATCATTTATTTGAAAAGATTTTTGTTCCAACTGAGCGTGTTGTTGAGGTTCGTCGGGGTCGTAGGGTTGATTCTGAGCGTAAATTTTTTCCGGGTTATGTTTTGGTTTGTGCCGAATTAACAGATGAGGTTTATCACCTCATTAAAAATACTCCTAAAGTAACAGGTTTTCTGGGTTCGGATGCACGGCCTGTTCCTATTTCTGATCGGGAGATTGAGCATATTCTTAAACAGGTACAAGAAGGTGTTGAGTCTCCTAAATCTTCCATTTTGTTTGAGGTTGGTGAGCAGGTCCGGGTAGCTGATGGGCCTTTTGTTTCGTTTAATGGTATTGTTCAAGAGGTTGAAGAAGAGCGCTCTCGTCTTAAGGTTGAGGTGATAATTTTTGGGCGTCCTACACCTGTTGATTTAGAATTTAGTCAGGTTGAAAAGCTCTGATTGAACTTAAAGTGATGTTTGATCGCTTTAAAAATAATAGGTAGAAGGTGATTTTATGGTTTTTGCCGGCTTAATGATCCGAACTACCCAACTGCAGCGGGTATTCTGTGTGATGAATTGCCAGTTTACCAGTTTAAATTAAAGGCAGATTATTATGGCAAAAAAAAATGCAGGGCAGCTAAAATTGCAGGTTCCAGCGGGGGCGGCTAGTCCTTCTCCTCCAATTGGACCTGCTCTTGGTCAGCGTGGTATCAATATTATGGAATTCTGTAAGGCGTTTAATGCGGCTACGCAGGAAATGGAAAAGGGGGCTCCGATTCCAGTAATTATTACTTATTATCAAGATAAGTCTTTTACGTTTTCTCTAAAAACTCCTCCTGTATCATTTTTCTTGAAGAAAGAGGCAAATTTGAAATCTGGTTCAAAAGAGCCTGGTAAGGTATCTGCAGGGACTATTTCTCGTGATAAGATTCACTTGATTGCGGAAGCAAAAATGAAAGATCTTAATGCAAATGACATTGAAGCGGCGATGCGTATGGTTGAAGGTTCTGCTCGCTCGATGGGTTTAGAAGTCGTAGGCTAATGTTATGGTAAAAGTAGCAAAGAGAATAAAAAAAATTCGTGAAGGTATTGATTTTGATAAACTCTATGCCTTAACAGATGCTGTTTCAATGGTTAAAGAGCGTGCGATTGCTAAGTTCGATGAAACAATTGAGATTTCGATGAACTTAGGTGTTGATCCTCGTCATGCGGATCAAATGGTTAGAGGTGTTGCTCATTTACCTAATGGGACAGGAAGAAATATCCGTGTTGCTGTTTTTGCACGTGGTGACAAGGCTGAAGAAGCTAAGGCTGCTGGTGCTGATATTGTAGGTGCTGAAGATTTATTTGAGACTATTAATGCTGGGGTTATTGACTTTGATCGTTGTATTGCAACGCCAGATATGATGCCTCTTGTTGGTCGTCTTGGTAAAGTTCTTGGTCCGCGGAGTTTGATGCCAAATCCAAAGGTTGGTACTGTAACGCTTGATGTTGCTGCTGCTGTTAAAGCTTCTAAAGGTGGTGCTGTTGAGTTTCGTGTTGAAAAAGCTGGTATTGTACATGCTGGTATTGGTAAGGCTTCTTTTGGGGTTGATCAAATCGTGGAAAATATTAAAGCTTTCGCTGATACAGTTACTAAAGCTAAGCCGCAAGGTGCAAAAGGTGAATATATTAAGCGAGTTGCAGTTTCTTCAACAATGGGAGTTGGGGTTAAGATTGATCCTGCAACAGTTTGTGCAGAGTAGGTTGAGCAAACTTATGATTTTACTGTAAATAATTATTGCAGTTTTTGGTTGTCGGGTTCATTCGGCATCCAGTTATCTAAGCTTTTTTTAAGCTTAGGTCATACCGGAAGAAATTCCGGGATGTCCTGTCCGAGATTGTGGGTGATACTTTGGGTATCTTAATCGAAAGAAAGCCTGCATGAGACTAGGGTAAAAGCTTTAAGTTAAGAGACTTAAAGGGTTTGAGCCAAGGTTGCCTTTGATCGTTTATGCGTGAAAGGGGGCAGGATCCTCGTCGGTAGCATAGAAGAATGATTTTATGTTATCAAAGGTAACCAGCAGGTTTGTTTCAAATGTGCCTGTTAAATGGAGAGAAACAGTGGATAGAGCGGAAAAACGCGAATTTGTCACGTGGCTTAACGAGGCTTTTCAAAAGTCTGGTTCTGTCATTGTTGCGCATTATTCTGGTTTAACGGTTTCGCAGATGAACGATCTTCGTTCAAAAATGAGCGAAGCAGGTGGTGCTATTAAAGTTGCCAAAAACCGCCTTGCTAAAATTGCCCTTCAAGGCACGGATTCTGAATCAATGAGAGATCTGTTTACTGGGCAGACGCTTATTGCTTATTCAGAAGATCCGATTACAGCACCGAAAGTTGCTGTTGATTTTGCAAAAACAAATGAGCAATTTGTCATCCTTGGTGGTTCAATGGGTGCAACAAGTTTGAGTGTTGATGCTGTGAAATCATTAGCTTCGTTGCCTTCATTAAACGAATTGCGGGCAAAGCTTGTAGGTATGATTTCCACTCCTGCAACTCGTGTTGCTCAGGTTGTCAATGCTCCTGCGAGTCAAGTTGCGCGTGTTGTTGGTGCATATGCTCAGGAGGGCCAAGCGGCTTAGTACTGTTTTGTGTTTCACAATTGCAGAAAGGTTTTAATGCTTTTCTGTTTTTGAGATAAATTTTAAACAATGATTCAAACCTTTTAGTTGAAGGAATTTAAAAATGGCTGATCTAACAAAGATCGTAGAAGATCTTTCTAACCTTACTGTTTTAGAGGCTGCTGAGCTTTCAAAATTACTTGAGGAAAAATGGGGTGTTTCCGCTGCTGCTCCTGTGGCGGTTGCTGCTGTTGGTGGTGGAGCTGCTCCAGCTGCTGAAGAAAAAACAGATTTCGATGTTGTTCTTGTTGATGGTGGTGCTCAAAAAATTAATGTTATTAAAGAAGTTCGTGCTCTTACTGGTCTTGGTCTTAAGGAAGCAAAGGACTTGGTTGAAGGGGCGCCTAAGTCTATTAAAGAAGGTGTTTCGAAAGACGAAGCAGAAAAAATTAAAACTCAGCTCGAAGCAGCAGGTGCTAAGGTTGAGCTTAAATAGTCTTAATTGTGTCGGTGGGCATTTATGTCCATCGACTTCCTCTTTTTAGGGAAAAGGCTTGATTGATATAGCTTTTTTCTGACAGTTTAGTAGCTGTAAGAGGAGTGGGTTTAATCTGTGAGAACTTTAGTAACAGAACTAAATAGGATAAATATTTGGTTATATGTATGAAAGTAAACGGTGCTCACAGGGTATCAAATAAACTGGTCTGTGTATGCAGGCTAATGGTATGGAGCTTTCAAGGTTTAGTCTGCCTTGAATAGTAAAGATCGAGGAACGATGATGGCTCAGACCCTAGCGATGATGTCTCAATTCAATGGTCGTAAGCGCGTACGCAAGTTTTTTGGTAAGATTCCTGAAGTGGCAGAAATGCCGAATCTTATTGAGGTCCAAAAAGCATCATATGATCAATTTCTCATGATTGAGGAGTCAGAAGGTGGGCGTCCAGATGAAGGCTTGCAAGCTGTTTTTAAATCAGTATTTCCTATTTCGGATTTTTCTGGTACAGCTATGCTTGAATTTGTTCGTTACGAATTTGATTTACCAAAATTTGATGTTGAAGAGTGCCGTCAGCGTGATTTGACTTACGCAGCTCCGTTAAAGGTAATATTGCGTTTAATCGTATTTGATATTGATGAAGATACAGGTTCGAAAGATATCAAAGATATTAAAGAGCAGGGCGTTTATATGGGCGATATGCCTTTAATGACGAGTAATGGTACTTTTGTCATTAACGGTACAGAGCGTGTTATTGTTTCGCAAATGCATCGTTCTCCAGGGGTGTTTTTTGATCATGATAAGGGGAAATCGCATTCATCAGGAAAATTACTTTTTGCGGCTCGTGTAATTCCTTATCGTGGTTCTTGGCTTGATATTGAGTTTGACGCTAAAGATATTATTTATGCCCGTATTGATCGGCGGCGTAAGATTCCGGTTACGAGTCTTTTGATGGCGTTGGGTATGGATGCGTCAGATATTTTATCAACATTTTATAATAAAATTACCTATGAGCGTGTTGAAAATGGTTGGCGTGTTCCTTATTCAATTGATCGCTTTAAGGGAATGAAGCTGGTTTCTGATCTTATTGATGCAGATAGTGGTGAGGTAGTTGCTGAAGCGGGTAAAAAACTCACAGTTCGTACTGCAAAACTTTTGGCAGAAAAAGGTCTAAAAGCGATTAGAGTTAGTGAAGATGATTTGCTAGGGTCTTATCTAGCAGAAGATATTGTTAATTATCAAACGGGTGAGATTTATCTTGAAGCCGGTGATGAAATTGACGACAAAGCATTGAAGATTTTGTTTGATATTAATGCTGATCAAATTGATGTTCTTGATATTGATCATATGAATGTTGGTGCGTATATCCGCAATACTTTAAAGGTGGATAAAAATGAAAGTCGGCAAGACGCACTGTTTGATATCTATCGAGTAATGCGTCCAGGTGAGCCTCCAACAATAGATACAGCGGAGGCTATGTTTCTTTCGTTGTTTTTTGATCCTGAACGATATGATCTTTCAGCTGTTGGTCGTGTTAAAATGAATTTGCGTATGGGGCTTGATTGCCCTGATACGGTTCGTACCCTGCGTCAGGAGGATATTCTTGGCGTTGTTAAGATGTTAGTTGAACTACGTGATGGCCATGGTGAGATTGATGATATTGATAATCTCGGTAATCGTCGTGTTCGATCAGTTGGGGAGTTGATGGAAAATCAGTATCGGATTGGCTTGCTTCGTATGGAGCGCGCAATAAAAGAGCGTATGTCATCGGTTGAAATCGATACTGTTATGCCACAAGATTTGATTAACGCAAAGCCAGCAGCGGCAGCGGTTCGTGAATTTTTTGGATCTTCGCAATTGTCGCAGTTTATGGATCAAACTAACCCCTTGTCAGAAATTACCCATAAGCGTCGTCTTTCTGCTCTTGGGCCAGGTGGTTTAACACGTGAGCGTGCAGGTTTTGAGGTGCGTGATGTGCATCCTACGCATTATGGTCGTATTTGCCCAATTGAAACACCAGAAGGTCCTAATATTGGTCTTATTAATTCTTTAGCAACATTTGCACGAGTTAATAAATATGGCTTTATTGAAAGTCCATATCGCAAAATTATTGACGGTAAAGTGACAACAGAGGTGATTTACCTTTCTGCAATGGAAGAATCAAAACATTATGTAGCTCAGGCTAATTCTTCATTAGATTCAGAGGGGCGTTTTACGGAAGAGTTTGTAGTTTGCCGTCACGCAGGTGAAGTTTTGATGGCTCCACGTGATCATGTGGATTTGATGGATGTTTCACCAAAACAGTTAGTTTCAGTGGCTGCTGCTCTTATTCCATTTTTGGAAAATGATGACGCAAACCGTGCATTGATGGGTTCAAACATGCAGCGTCAAGCGGTTCCACTTATACGTGCTGAGGCACCATTTGTTGGTACAGGTATGGAATCGATAGTTGCTCGTGATTCTGGTGCTGCTATTGGCGCAAAACGTAGTGGTATTGTTGATCAGGTTGATGCAACACGTATTGTTATTCGTGCAACAGAAGATTTGGATCCTTCAAAATCTGGTGTTGATATCTATCGTTTACAGAAATTTCAGCGTTCCAATCAATCGACTTGTATTAATCAGCGTCCTCTCGTGCATGTTGGTGATCGGGTAGAAAAAGGTGATATCATTGCTGATGGTCCATCAACTAATCTTGGTGATTTAGCTCTTGGGCGAAATGTTCTTGTAGCATTTATGCCTTGGAATGGTTACAATTATGAAGATTCCATTCTGCTTTCTGAGCGTATTGTTGCTGATGATGTGTTCACTTCGATTCATATTGAAGAATTTGAAGTTGCTGCACGCGATACTAAACTTGGACCAGAGGAAATTACTCGTGATATTCCTAATGTTGCAGAGGAGGCATTAAGGAATCTTGATGAGGCTGGTATTGTTTATATTGGTGCTGAAGTTCAGCCTGGCGATATTTTAGTTGGTAAAATTACACCAAAAGGTGAAAGTCCAATGACGCCAGAAGAAAAGCTTTTGCGTGCGATTTTTGGTGAAAAAGCTTCAGATGTCCGTGATACCTCTATGCGGATGCCTCCTGGAACTTTTGGTACTGTTGTTGAGGTGCGTGTTTTTAATCGTCATGGTGTGGAAAAAGATGAACGTGCAATGGCGATTGAACGTGAGGAAATCGAGCGTTTAGCCAAAGATCGTGATGATGAGCAGTCGATTCTTGA from Bartonella schoenbuchensis R1 harbors:
- the rplJ gene encoding 50S ribosomal protein L10; protein product: MDRAEKREFVTWLNEAFQKSGSVIVAHYSGLTVSQMNDLRSKMSEAGGAIKVAKNRLAKIALQGTDSESMRDLFTGQTLIAYSEDPITAPKVAVDFAKTNEQFVILGGSMGATSLSVDAVKSLASLPSLNELRAKLVGMISTPATRVAQVVNAPASQVARVVGAYAQEGQAA
- the rplA gene encoding 50S ribosomal protein L1, giving the protein MVKVAKRIKKIREGIDFDKLYALTDAVSMVKERAIAKFDETIEISMNLGVDPRHADQMVRGVAHLPNGTGRNIRVAVFARGDKAEEAKAAGADIVGAEDLFETINAGVIDFDRCIATPDMMPLVGRLGKVLGPRSLMPNPKVGTVTLDVAAAVKASKGGAVEFRVEKAGIVHAGIGKASFGVDQIVENIKAFADTVTKAKPQGAKGEYIKRVAVSSTMGVGVKIDPATVCAE
- the rplK gene encoding 50S ribosomal protein L11, producing MAKKNAGQLKLQVPAGAASPSPPIGPALGQRGINIMEFCKAFNAATQEMEKGAPIPVIITYYQDKSFTFSLKTPPVSFFLKKEANLKSGSKEPGKVSAGTISRDKIHLIAEAKMKDLNANDIEAAMRMVEGSARSMGLEVVG
- a CDS encoding DUF2155 domain-containing protein codes for the protein MKFFLQLEVRRLFCAYLIGIIVILSSVNGVQAERVSNAVVVFAGLDKITGRTIRFEVSIGEVYQYGALRVTPRVCYTSSEGEPTRTNGFVEVDEITLNKEMRRIFTGWMFADSPGLNAVEHPIYDIWLKDCKQNSDIPSVQ
- the rplL gene encoding 50S ribosomal protein L7/L12; the encoded protein is MADLTKIVEDLSNLTVLEAAELSKLLEEKWGVSAAAPVAVAAVGGGAAPAAEEKTDFDVVLVDGGAQKINVIKEVRALTGLGLKEAKDLVEGAPKSIKEGVSKDEAEKIKTQLEAAGAKVELK
- the tuf gene encoding elongation factor Tu, translating into MAKSKFERTKPHVNIGTIGHVDHGKTSLTAAITKYFGEFKAYDQIDAAPEERARGITISTAHVEYETEQRHYAHVDCPGHADYVKNMITGAAQMDGAILVVSAADGPMPQTREHILLARQVGVPAIVVFLNKVDQVDDAELLELVELEVRELLSKYDFPGDDIPIIKGSALAALEDSDKSIGEDAVRRLMNEVDNYIPTPERPVDQPFLMPIEDVFSISGRGTVVTGRVERGIIKVGEEIEIIGIRPTSKTTVTGVEMFRKLLDQGQAGDNIGALLRGIDREGIERGQVLAKPGSVTPHTKFKAEAYILTKDEGGRHTPFFTNYRPQFYFRTTDVTGIVTLPEGTEMVMPGDNVAMDVSLIVPIAMEEKLRFAIREGGRTVGAGIVSKIIE
- a CDS encoding TrmH family RNA methyltransferase, whose amino-acid sequence is MKEKISKNSYFPHPRRQYRDIKSATRVSSTHLKHRSAPLIQGTVYLYGIHSVKEALKNPKRVFNHLYATPNALKRLNITESDVPCPLKLYPPKKLDTLVGKDAVHQGVVLETEVLKPRHLSELTNTNLIIVMDQITDPHNVGAIMRSAVAFKAGAIITTYRHSPQESGVLAKAASGALELIDYITVRNLAEALKEIHQAGFNSLGLDSEGELPLETALTGKKIALILGAEGKGLRKKTRETVHSLARLNIPGDIKSLNVSNAAAIALYAAHNYLKH
- the nusG gene encoding transcription termination/antitermination protein NusG; this translates as MAARWYIVQAYSNFEKKVAEAIEKEAKQKGLDHLFEKIFVPTERVVEVRRGRRVDSERKFFPGYVLVCAELTDEVYHLIKNTPKVTGFLGSDARPVPISDREIEHILKQVQEGVESPKSSILFEVGEQVRVADGPFVSFNGIVQEVEEERSRLKVEVIIFGRPTPVDLEFSQVEKL
- a CDS encoding rhomboid family intramembrane serine protease; the encoded protein is MWDFVPQHNNSPLLSKQLKEPLFNVPFIIIVLIAFCFFGYIIPQYFLSDQLYMRSLILFSFIPVFFQAEPLMFCYTIVSYSFMHGSFGHIAMNMVWLLVFGSPLAKHFGNLRFLLFWMLTAGISALTYFIFHQDSMVPLVGASGAISGMMGAIARYGFFIVFNSNIHNERFLGPVWPIKKALRSKTVLVYIGMWLIINCLTGIFPYLFGDSDILIAWEAHVGGLISGFILISFFDSPWKKSKINV
- a CDS encoding NADH:ubiquinone oxidoreductase subunit NDUFA12; this translates as MAGFLKQTFTWWNGNTINTRFFTWLKGKRVGEDQLGNVYYEGGYHKDGYPRRWVIYKDYSEASSIPPGWHGWIHHRCNTPPTEENYQSHEWEKPHISNMTGTSKAYRPKGSIGYNDEHIVRKDYHAWSPKK
- the secE gene encoding preprotein translocase subunit SecE, translated to MASKTNPITFFKQVFAETAKVKWPTRRETVVSTVIVLVLAAFASIFFFVVDQVINFGVWQGIDLLKYLFGR